In one Thioclava sp. ES.031 genomic region, the following are encoded:
- a CDS encoding peroxiredoxin → MTLTTGDVLPGATFLAMGDEGPQPVSLGDKMKGRKIVIFAVPGAFTGVCTTAHVPSFIRTKDQFAEKGVDEIVCISVNDPFVMKSWGEETGANEAGLTMLADPEAAFTQAIEMDFTAPPAGLINRSKRYAMLVEDGVVKLLHVEDSPGTCEASAGEGLLAAI, encoded by the coding sequence ATGACCTTAACGACCGGCGACGTTCTTCCTGGCGCGACTTTCCTCGCGATGGGCGACGAGGGGCCGCAACCCGTTAGTCTTGGTGACAAAATGAAGGGCCGCAAGATCGTGATCTTCGCGGTTCCGGGCGCTTTTACCGGCGTCTGCACCACCGCACATGTGCCCAGCTTCATCCGCACCAAGGACCAATTCGCCGAGAAGGGCGTGGACGAGATCGTCTGCATCTCCGTCAATGACCCCTTCGTGATGAAGTCCTGGGGCGAAGAGACCGGCGCGAACGAGGCGGGGCTGACCATGCTGGCCGACCCGGAAGCCGCGTTCACGCAGGCGATCGAGATGGATTTCACCGCGCCGCCCGCAGGCCTCATCAACCGCTCGAAGCGCTATGCGATGCTGGTCGAGGATGGCGTGGTCAAGCTGCTGCATGTCGAGGATAGCCCCGGCACCTGCGAAGCCTCGGCGGGCGAAGGGCTTCTCGCGGCAATCTGA
- a CDS encoding glycerophosphodiester phosphodiesterase family protein codes for MMALHPDFLRLPIAHRALHDYTLGRPENSRGAIRAAIAAGYGIEIDVQLSADGVPMVFHDYALDRLTAERGPVRQRTSAELGAIHLSGTQEGIPTLAEVLKIVDGQVPLLVEIKDQDGALGQQIGPLEEATALLLRDYEGPVAVMSFNPHAVAAFGDLAPGVPVGLTTSAYQPNDWALLPAARGDELRHIPDFERVGAAFISHEAKDLNALRVTELKSLGVPVLCWTIRSVDEEALARRVADNVTFEGYLSALPT; via the coding sequence GTGATGGCATTGCATCCTGATTTTCTCCGGCTTCCGATCGCGCATAGGGCGCTGCACGACTACACGCTCGGCCGTCCCGAAAACAGCCGTGGCGCAATCCGCGCGGCCATCGCGGCGGGCTACGGTATCGAAATCGACGTGCAACTCTCGGCCGATGGCGTGCCGATGGTGTTTCACGACTACGCGCTGGACCGGCTGACCGCAGAGCGCGGCCCGGTGCGCCAGCGCACGTCGGCAGAGCTTGGCGCGATCCATCTGAGCGGCACGCAGGAGGGCATTCCGACCCTCGCCGAAGTGCTCAAGATCGTGGACGGTCAGGTGCCGCTTCTGGTCGAGATCAAGGATCAGGACGGCGCGCTCGGCCAGCAGATCGGCCCGCTGGAAGAGGCGACGGCGCTGTTGCTGCGCGACTATGAAGGCCCGGTTGCGGTGATGTCCTTCAATCCGCATGCGGTGGCGGCATTCGGCGACCTGGCCCCGGGCGTTCCGGTCGGGCTGACGACCTCGGCCTATCAGCCCAATGACTGGGCGCTGCTGCCCGCAGCCCGCGGCGACGAGCTGCGTCATATCCCCGATTTCGAGCGTGTCGGCGCGGCCTTCATCTCGCATGAGGCGAAGGACCTGAATGCGCTGCGGGTGACCGAGCTGAAATCGCTCGGCGTGCCGGTTCTGTGCTGGACGATCCGCTCGGTCGACGAGGAGGCGCTGGCGCGTCGGGTGGCCGATAACGTGACCTTCGAGGGCTACCTCTCGGCGCTTCCGACTTGA
- a CDS encoding molybdopterin-binding protein encodes MPNPTAAILIIGDEILSGRTREGNAHYLAGQLVERGITCREIRVVPDDNDVIVAAVRELSAAHDHLFTSGGIGPTHDDITADAVAEAMGAKLDVREDAKAILAAHYAARDTEFTSARLRMARIPDGAVLIENPISAAPGFSLGNVHVMAGVPNIFQAMVEGLLPKLTGGAPMLSRSLQVLRAESSVADDLRALAGRYPDLSIGSYPFVQEGRYGTNLVLRGTDPVQVDAGFADLKTAFPEGT; translated from the coding sequence ATGCCAAATCCCACCGCAGCGATCCTGATCATCGGCGATGAAATCCTCTCGGGGCGCACCCGCGAGGGAAACGCGCATTATCTGGCCGGACAGCTGGTCGAGCGCGGAATCACCTGCCGCGAAATCCGCGTGGTGCCGGACGACAATGACGTGATCGTGGCCGCGGTGCGGGAGCTCTCGGCAGCCCATGATCACCTTTTTACGAGCGGCGGAATCGGCCCGACCCATGACGACATCACCGCCGATGCGGTGGCGGAGGCGATGGGCGCGAAGCTCGACGTGCGCGAGGATGCCAAGGCGATCCTCGCCGCGCATTATGCCGCGCGCGACACCGAGTTCACCTCCGCGCGGCTGCGCATGGCGCGGATCCCCGACGGGGCGGTTTTGATCGAGAACCCGATCTCCGCCGCGCCGGGCTTCTCGCTAGGCAATGTCCATGTGATGGCGGGCGTGCCGAACATCTTTCAGGCGATGGTCGAAGGGCTTTTGCCGAAGCTCACCGGCGGCGCGCCGATGCTCTCGCGCAGCCTTCAGGTGCTGCGCGCGGAATCCTCGGTGGCCGACGATCTGCGCGCGCTGGCAGGCCGCTACCCAGACCTCTCGATCGGCTCCTACCCCTTCGTGCAGGAGGGCCGTTACGGCACCAATCTTGTGCTGCGCGGCACCGATCCCGTTCAGGTCGACGCGGGCTTCGCCGATCTGAAAACCGCCTTCCCGGAGGGCACATGA
- a CDS encoding mechanosensitive ion channel family protein, which produces MNLNDLTDVSAWLTQDRIDAAIMVAVNVVAALVILLVAMAISAWAKRRIVALSQRYKRLDDTLFGFLGNMVKYLILAIGVIFILNRFGIQTTSLAALVGAAGLAIGLALQGTLSNLAAGVMIILFRPFRQGDFIAAGSESGTVTEIQLFYTMLTTYDGIQIIVPNSDIWSSAITNFSANPTRMMDLTIGVAYDADLKKTQEVLENISLSDPRALQEPAPVIRVKQLGDSSVDFTFRVWAKTEDFWGLQAEYTRKIKVEFDANGIGIPFPTRTLEVVQVPKIETRSVTRESGAA; this is translated from the coding sequence ATGAATTTGAATGACCTGACCGATGTCAGCGCGTGGCTGACGCAGGATCGGATCGATGCGGCCATCATGGTTGCGGTGAATGTGGTGGCTGCGCTGGTGATCCTGCTGGTCGCGATGGCGATCTCGGCCTGGGCCAAACGGCGCATCGTGGCGCTGTCGCAGCGCTACAAACGGCTGGACGACACGCTCTTCGGCTTCCTCGGCAATATGGTGAAATACCTGATCCTCGCGATCGGGGTGATCTTCATCCTCAACCGCTTCGGCATTCAGACGACCTCGCTGGCCGCCCTTGTCGGTGCCGCCGGTCTGGCTATCGGTCTTGCGCTGCAGGGCACGCTGTCGAACCTTGCCGCGGGCGTGATGATCATCCTGTTCCGCCCGTTCCGCCAAGGCGATTTCATCGCGGCAGGCTCGGAAAGCGGCACGGTGACCGAGATCCAGCTCTTCTACACGATGCTGACCACCTATGACGGCATCCAGATCATCGTGCCCAACAGCGACATCTGGTCGAGCGCGATCACCAATTTCTCCGCAAATCCGACGCGGATGATGGATCTGACCATCGGCGTCGCCTATGACGCGGACCTGAAGAAGACGCAGGAAGTGCTGGAGAATATCTCGCTCTCCGACCCGCGCGCCCTGCAAGAGCCCGCGCCCGTGATCCGGGTAAAGCAACTGGGTGACAGCTCGGTCGATTTCACCTTCCGGGTCTGGGCCAAGACGGAAGATTTCTGGGGACTTCAGGCGGAATATACCCGCAAGATCAAGGTGGAGTTCGACGCGAACGGCATCGGCATCCCCTTCCCCACGCGGACGCTCGAAGTGGTGCAGGTGCCGAAGATCGAGACCCGCAGCGTGACCCGCGAAAGCGGCGCCGCTTGA
- a CDS encoding NAD(P)/FAD-dependent oxidoreductase: MGGIVIVGAGQAAASMAAKLRALKYDGAITVIGAEPIQPYQRPPLSKAYLLGEMELERLTLRAPDWWQENDITLRLGTSVTAIDTEAQTVTLSDGETLDYVELALCTGATPRRLPAAIGGDLGNVFTVRNLADVDRMQPHFTPGKRLVVVGGGYIGLEAAAVARKLGLEVTLVEAAPRILGRVACKETADAIRTLHRERGVEILEGVGLTRLTGEETVTGAILEDGHELPADFAIVGIGITPDEEVAREAGIHCENGIAADAQGRTSAPHIWAAGDCASFPGAEGRIRLESVGNAIDMGELVAANMLGAERAYTPKPWFWSDQFDAKLQIAGLNAGYDQVVSRRDDGSSFWYFRAGRLIAVDAINDARAYMVGKRLIEAGKPVTPETVETTAELKALMK; encoded by the coding sequence ATGGGTGGAATAGTGATCGTCGGCGCGGGACAGGCCGCAGCCTCGATGGCCGCGAAACTGCGGGCGCTGAAATATGACGGTGCGATCACCGTGATCGGCGCGGAGCCCATTCAGCCCTACCAGCGCCCGCCCCTGTCGAAGGCCTATCTGCTGGGCGAGATGGAGCTGGAGCGGCTGACGCTGCGCGCCCCCGACTGGTGGCAGGAGAACGACATCACGCTGCGGCTCGGCACCTCCGTCACCGCGATCGATACCGAAGCGCAGACGGTCACCCTGTCGGATGGCGAGACGCTCGATTATGTCGAACTGGCGCTGTGCACCGGGGCCACGCCGCGTCGGCTGCCTGCGGCGATCGGCGGCGATCTGGGCAATGTCTTCACCGTGCGCAACCTCGCGGATGTCGACCGGATGCAGCCCCATTTCACCCCCGGCAAACGGCTCGTGGTGGTCGGCGGCGGCTATATCGGGCTGGAGGCGGCAGCGGTCGCGCGCAAGCTCGGCCTCGAGGTCACGCTCGTCGAGGCCGCCCCGCGCATCCTCGGCCGCGTCGCCTGCAAGGAAACCGCAGACGCGATCCGCACGCTGCATCGCGAGCGCGGCGTCGAAATCCTCGAAGGCGTCGGTCTGACGCGATTGACCGGCGAGGAGACCGTCACCGGCGCAATCCTCGAGGACGGGCACGAATTGCCCGCCGATTTCGCGATCGTCGGCATCGGCATCACCCCCGACGAAGAGGTCGCCCGCGAAGCCGGCATCCATTGCGAAAACGGCATCGCCGCCGACGCGCAGGGCCGCACCTCCGCGCCCCATATCTGGGCGGCGGGCGATTGCGCCTCCTTCCCCGGTGCCGAGGGACGTATCCGCCTCGAATCCGTCGGCAACGCCATCGACATGGGCGAATTGGTCGCCGCGAACATGCTGGGCGCGGAGCGCGCCTATACGCCGAAACCGTGGTTCTGGTCCGATCAGTTCGACGCGAAGCTGCAAATCGCCGGGCTCAATGCGGGCTACGACCAAGTCGTCAGCCGCCGCGATGACGGCAGCAGCTTCTGGTATTTCCGCGCAGGCCGTCTGATCGCGGTGGACGCGATCAACGACGCGCGCGCCTATATGGTCGGCAAGCGCCTGATCGAAGCGGGCAAGCCCGTGACGCCCGAAACGGTCGAGACCACGGCAGAGCTGAAAGCCCTGATGAAATGA
- a CDS encoding HAD family phosphatase: MTHHPKIPHAVLFDCDGVLVDSEPATLDLIQEEFARYGVHKTISELEDAFIGSTIENVYQWGRAHGADLPEGWVDSYYEGLYARLREGTELMPGIPRLLARLDAEGIPFAVGSNGRQAKMEATLGQHPDIRTRLEGLLFSGQDMGLPKPKPDLYIHAARHLGADPTACVVIEDSATGARAAKNAGMRCLGYSPKGANPKLAAEGAELFTDMAQVPRLIGLDP, from the coding sequence ATGACGCACCACCCGAAGATCCCCCATGCCGTCCTGTTCGATTGCGACGGGGTGCTCGTCGACAGCGAGCCCGCGACCTTAGACCTGATCCAGGAAGAATTCGCCCGCTACGGCGTGCACAAGACGATCTCCGAACTGGAAGACGCCTTCATCGGCTCCACCATCGAGAATGTCTATCAATGGGGCCGCGCGCATGGGGCCGATCTGCCCGAGGGCTGGGTCGACAGCTATTACGAAGGGCTCTACGCCCGGCTGCGCGAGGGGACCGAGCTGATGCCCGGCATCCCGCGCCTTCTCGCCCGGCTCGATGCGGAGGGAATTCCCTTCGCGGTCGGCTCGAACGGACGCCAGGCGAAGATGGAGGCGACGCTCGGGCAGCACCCGGATATCCGCACGCGGCTGGAGGGGCTGCTGTTCTCAGGGCAGGACATGGGACTGCCCAAGCCGAAGCCCGATCTCTACATCCATGCCGCGCGCCATTTGGGCGCCGATCCGACCGCCTGCGTGGTGATCGAGGATAGCGCCACGGGCGCGCGCGCGGCGAAAAACGCAGGCATGCGCTGCCTCGGCTATTCGCCGAAAGGCGCCAATCCGAAGCTCGCGGCGGAAGGGGCGGAATTGTTCACCGACATGGCCCAGGTGCCGCGACTCATCGGCCTCGATCCCTGA
- a CDS encoding GNAT family N-acetyltransferase, translating to MDQSVEITLYSDISEISEEDWNACACPEIGDGERAFDPFTTHRFLYALEASGSVGPGTGWDARHLVARMGDRVIGVAPLYVKSHSQGEYVFDHGWADAFERAGGRYYPKLQCAVPFTPVAGRRLLVLPGLEEAGGRALLAGMAQIAEGAGVSSVHMTFCTEDEAALAAEAGWLPRLGQQFHWFNDDYESFEQFLGDLSSRKRKTLRKERQRAQAFGGEIVQLTGDAIRPEHWDAFWQFYQDTGARKWGHPYLSRAFFDLLHEMREDVLLVLAMNGDRPIAGALNLIGRDALFGRYWGCIEDHPFLHFELCYHQAVDYAIAHKLSRVEAGAQGEHKLARGYLPVATHSAHWIGHEGLRGAVAEYLEAERAAVDQDIEVLTEMGPFRAPSGGSDEQE from the coding sequence ATGGATCAAAGCGTTGAAATCACGCTTTATTCGGATATTTCCGAAATAAGTGAAGAAGACTGGAACGCCTGCGCCTGCCCCGAAATCGGGGATGGGGAGCGGGCGTTCGACCCGTTCACCACGCATCGGTTTCTGTACGCCTTGGAGGCCTCCGGCTCGGTCGGGCCGGGGACGGGATGGGATGCGCGACATCTGGTGGCGCGGATGGGCGATCGGGTGATCGGGGTCGCGCCGCTCTACGTGAAATCGCACAGTCAGGGCGAATATGTCTTCGATCACGGCTGGGCCGATGCGTTCGAGCGCGCGGGCGGGCGCTATTACCCCAAGCTGCAATGCGCGGTGCCCTTCACCCCCGTGGCCGGGCGGCGTCTGCTGGTTCTGCCGGGGCTGGAAGAGGCCGGGGGTCGCGCGCTGCTGGCCGGGATGGCGCAGATCGCCGAAGGGGCCGGGGTATCTTCGGTCCATATGACATTCTGCACCGAGGACGAGGCGGCGCTTGCCGCCGAGGCGGGCTGGTTGCCGCGGCTCGGGCAGCAGTTCCATTGGTTCAACGACGATTACGAGAGCTTCGAGCAGTTCCTTGGCGATCTGAGTTCGCGCAAGCGCAAGACGCTGCGCAAGGAACGCCAGCGGGCGCAGGCTTTCGGTGGCGAGATCGTGCAGCTGACCGGCGACGCTATCCGGCCCGAGCATTGGGACGCGTTCTGGCAGTTCTATCAGGACACCGGCGCGCGAAAATGGGGCCACCCCTACCTGAGCCGTGCCTTCTTCGATCTTCTGCACGAGATGCGCGAGGACGTGCTTCTGGTGCTCGCGATGAATGGAGACCGCCCGATTGCGGGCGCGCTGAACCTGATCGGGCGCGATGCGCTCTTCGGGCGCTACTGGGGCTGTATCGAGGATCACCCCTTCCTGCATTTCGAGCTTTGCTACCATCAGGCGGTCGATTACGCGATCGCGCACAAGCTGAGCCGGGTTGAGGCCGGGGCGCAGGGCGAACACAAGCTGGCGCGCGGCTACCTGCCCGTGGCCACCCATTCGGCGCATTGGATCGGCCATGAGGGTCTGCGCGGCGCGGTCGCGGAGTATCTGGAAGCCGAACGCGCCGCCGTGGACCAAGATATCGAGGTTCTGACCGAAATGGGCCCGTTCCGAGCCCCCTCGGGTGGAAGCGACGAGCAGGAGTGA
- a CDS encoding 4a-hydroxytetrahydrobiopterin dehydratase: MTSKLEPEERKALLNALEDTGWRAADGQDALIKRLLFKDFSAAWGFMSQAALCAEKMDHHPDWRNVYNKLEITLTTHDCGGISVLDIELAGALDSLAEGVAEVDRDIGRPVMRLTEPVEKDED, translated from the coding sequence ATGACATCGAAGCTCGAACCCGAGGAACGCAAGGCGCTGCTCAATGCGCTTGAAGATACCGGATGGCGCGCGGCCGATGGGCAGGATGCCCTGATCAAGCGGCTTCTGTTCAAAGATTTCTCCGCCGCTTGGGGGTTCATGAGCCAAGCCGCGCTTTGCGCCGAGAAGATGGATCACCATCCCGACTGGCGCAATGTCTACAACAAGCTCGAAATCACGCTGACGACCCATGATTGCGGCGGCATCAGCGTCCTCGATATCGAATTGGCCGGCGCGTTGGATTCGCTGGCCGAGGGCGTGGCCGAGGTCGACCGCGATATCGGGCGCCCGGTGATGCGTCTGACCGAACCGGTCGAAAAAGACGAAGACTAA
- a CDS encoding OmpA family protein has protein sequence MTRRATLLLAALLAVPLSHAALAASADLQLPAGATQSAQETSPATSYQLAVGPWQDGQLDTRDLEGARSDTAYQLRANQNTTLQILAPLRDQLEQAGYDILYECDTQACGGFDFRYALDLLSEPAMHVDLGDFRYIAARKGADYFAITVSRSSESGFIQVTEMRVQDVTPAQPDDPLAPPQTAPILPRADAPAVAPSALAQTLEAQGSVALDDLDFPSGASALGSGDFASLQALAEFLKANPDFQLMLVGHTDAVGSLAANIALSKKRAQSARQKLIGDYGVAASQVSAEGAGFLAPRASNLTKEGREKNRRVEAVLTSTRS, from the coding sequence ATGACCCGCCGGGCGACCCTTCTTCTGGCCGCTCTGCTGGCCGTCCCCCTGTCCCACGCGGCGCTGGCCGCATCGGCGGATCTGCAACTGCCCGCTGGCGCCACCCAATCCGCGCAGGAAACAAGCCCCGCCACCAGCTACCAGTTGGCGGTCGGGCCGTGGCAGGACGGTCAGCTCGACACCCGCGATCTCGAGGGCGCGCGCTCCGACACCGCCTATCAGCTGCGGGCCAATCAGAACACGACGCTGCAAATCCTCGCACCCCTGCGCGATCAGCTCGAACAGGCGGGCTACGACATTCTCTATGAATGCGACACGCAAGCCTGCGGCGGGTTCGATTTCCGCTACGCGCTCGACCTGCTGTCGGAGCCCGCGATGCATGTCGATCTGGGCGACTTCCGCTATATCGCGGCGCGCAAGGGGGCCGATTATTTCGCGATCACCGTGTCGCGGTCCTCCGAGTCGGGCTTCATTCAGGTGACCGAGATGCGGGTGCAGGACGTCACGCCCGCCCAGCCCGACGATCCGCTCGCCCCGCCGCAAACCGCGCCGATTCTGCCGCGCGCCGATGCGCCCGCCGTCGCCCCCTCCGCGCTTGCGCAGACGCTGGAGGCGCAGGGGTCGGTCGCGCTCGACGATCTCGACTTTCCGTCCGGGGCCTCCGCGCTCGGTTCGGGCGATTTCGCCTCGCTGCAGGCGCTGGCCGAGTTCCTCAAGGCCAATCCCGATTTTCAGCTGATGCTGGTGGGCCATACCGATGCGGTGGGCTCGCTCGCGGCCAATATCGCGCTGTCGAAGAAACGCGCGCAATCGGCACGGCAGAAGCTGATCGGCGATTACGGGGTGGCGGCGTCGCAGGTCAGCGCCGAGGGGGCGGGCTTCCTCGCCCCGCGCGCGAGCAACCTGACCAAAGAGGGGCGCGAGAAAAACAGACGGGTCGAAGCGGTTCTCACCTCGACCCGGAGTTAG
- a CDS encoding LysR family transcriptional regulator, whose translation MDRLTEMEAFATVVDQGGFTDAAKKMGISKSAVSKHVSALEARLGARLLNRTTRRVSPTEIGLAYYDRARRVLNDAGEADALVTSMQTAPSGLLRISVATDFGVNLLSPVLGEFLQEFPEITVNMVLNNRYVELISEGFDMAIRVGELEDSSLRARKLTETSRRMIASPDYFEKFGRPERIDDLNDHKLLHYSNQSAGNVWKLTAPSGERRQVRSAGWLTVNDGQSLLHAATAGLGIAYLPSFLYADAMREGLVEEAMPDLPMETLGIYAIYPPGRFTQPKVRAFIDFLAKTFAEKGPDNW comes from the coding sequence ATGGATCGCCTGACTGAAATGGAAGCCTTTGCCACCGTCGTGGATCAAGGGGGCTTCACCGATGCAGCCAAGAAGATGGGCATCTCCAAATCGGCTGTGTCGAAACACGTCTCGGCGTTGGAGGCGCGCCTCGGCGCACGCCTTCTGAATCGCACCACCCGTCGCGTTTCGCCGACGGAAATCGGGCTGGCCTATTACGACCGCGCGCGCCGTGTTCTCAACGATGCGGGCGAGGCCGACGCGCTGGTCACGTCGATGCAGACGGCGCCCTCGGGGCTCCTGCGCATCTCGGTCGCCACCGATTTCGGTGTGAATCTTCTCTCGCCTGTTCTGGGCGAATTCCTGCAGGAATTTCCCGAAATCACCGTGAATATGGTGCTCAATAACCGCTACGTGGAACTCATCTCCGAAGGGTTCGACATGGCGATCCGCGTCGGCGAGCTGGAGGATTCGAGCCTGCGCGCGCGCAAGCTGACCGAGACCTCGCGCCGGATGATCGCCTCGCCGGATTACTTCGAGAAATTCGGTCGCCCCGAGCGGATCGACGATCTCAACGACCACAAGCTGCTGCATTATTCCAACCAGTCGGCGGGCAATGTCTGGAAGCTGACCGCGCCTTCGGGCGAGCGGCGTCAGGTCCGCTCCGCGGGCTGGCTGACGGTCAATGACGGCCAGTCGCTGCTGCATGCCGCGACGGCCGGTCTGGGGATCGCTTACCTGCCCTCATTCCTTTACGCCGATGCGATGCGCGAAGGTCTGGTGGAAGAGGCGATGCCCGATCTGCCGATGGAGACGCTGGGCATCTACGCGATCTATCCGCCGGGCCGTTTCACCCAGCCGAAAGTGCGCGCCTTCATAGATTTCCTCGCCAAGACCTTCGCCGAGAAGGGCCCCGACAACTGGTGA
- the map gene encoding type I methionyl aminopeptidase, with amino-acid sequence MDDTQGRTTKDGIRIYDQSDFAGMRASSQVTAQILDEVADLVEPGVTTAALDAFIERRVGELGATSATIGYRGYQHASCISVNHVVCHGIPGDKKLKDGDIINIDVTVILDGWFGDSSRMYVAGNLSRKAERLIQVTHDSLMVGIEQVKPGNTFGDIGHAIQKFVESNRMSVVRDFCGHGVGKVFHAPPNVLHYGRAGTGAMLEEGMIFTIEPMVNLGRPETKVLADDWTAVTRDKSLSAQFEHSVGVTADGCEIFTTSPAGRFHPTWR; translated from the coding sequence TTGGACGATACTCAGGGCCGCACCACGAAGGACGGAATCCGGATCTACGATCAGAGCGATTTTGCGGGAATGCGCGCCTCCTCGCAGGTGACGGCGCAAATTCTCGACGAAGTCGCCGATCTGGTGGAGCCGGGGGTCACGACCGCAGCACTCGACGCCTTCATCGAACGCCGCGTGGGGGAGCTGGGCGCCACCTCGGCGACCATCGGGTATCGGGGCTATCAGCACGCGAGCTGCATCTCGGTGAACCATGTCGTCTGCCACGGCATCCCGGGCGACAAGAAGCTGAAGGACGGCGATATCATCAATATCGACGTGACCGTGATCCTCGACGGCTGGTTCGGGGACAGCTCGCGCATGTATGTCGCGGGCAATCTGAGCCGCAAGGCCGAGCGTCTGATTCAGGTCACCCATGACTCGCTCATGGTCGGCATCGAGCAGGTGAAGCCCGGCAACACCTTTGGCGATATCGGCCACGCGATCCAGAAATTCGTCGAAAGCAACCGCATGTCGGTGGTGCGCGACTTCTGCGGCCACGGTGTGGGCAAGGTCTTCCACGCGCCGCCGAACGTGCTGCATTACGGGCGCGCGGGCACCGGCGCGATGCTGGAAGAGGGCATGATCTTCACGATCGAACCGATGGTGAATCTGGGCCGCCCCGAGACCAAGGTTCTGGCCGATGATTGGACCGCCGTGACGCGGGACAAATCGCTGTCGGCGCAGTTCGAGCATTCGGTCGGCGTGACCGCCGATGGCTGCGAGATCTTCACCACCTCACCGGCTGGGCGCTTCCACCCGACCTGGCGCTGA
- a CDS encoding GNAT family N-acetyltransferase — MIDAYAIIDATWPAAEYRRAGGFLIRDGQGGGSRVSCATLEVPLEQADIPAAEATHRALGQGPRFMIRAGDEALDAVLEARGYESYDPVRIWSAPIAAMQGEVPPVTAFAHWPPLQIARDLWTELDVGPERQAIMDRAEVPKTCVLGRKEDRAAGVAYIGLYEGAAMLHALAVAPKYRRMSLAREMIHEGARWAAEAGAERFEMITTLANDASNTLAESFGMEVRAQYHYRRAPEVA; from the coding sequence ATGATCGACGCTTACGCGATCATCGACGCGACCTGGCCCGCAGCCGAATATCGCCGCGCGGGCGGGTTTCTGATCCGCGACGGTCAGGGCGGCGGGTCGCGCGTCAGCTGCGCGACGCTCGAAGTGCCGCTCGAGCAGGCCGACATTCCGGCCGCCGAAGCTACGCATCGCGCCTTGGGCCAGGGTCCGCGCTTCATGATCCGCGCGGGCGACGAGGCGTTGGATGCGGTCCTGGAGGCGCGCGGCTACGAATCCTATGACCCGGTGCGGATCTGGTCGGCTCCGATCGCCGCGATGCAGGGCGAGGTGCCGCCCGTGACTGCTTTCGCCCACTGGCCGCCGCTGCAGATCGCCCGCGACCTCTGGACCGAGCTTGATGTCGGACCCGAGCGCCAAGCGATCATGGATCGCGCCGAGGTGCCGAAAACCTGCGTTCTCGGCCGCAAGGAAGACCGGGCCGCAGGCGTTGCCTATATCGGTCTCTACGAGGGGGCGGCGATGCTCCACGCGCTCGCCGTCGCGCCAAAATACCGCCGGATGAGCCTCGCGCGCGAGATGATCCATGAGGGCGCTCGCTGGGCCGCCGAGGCCGGGGCGGAGCGGTTCGAGATGATCACGACGCTCGCCAATGACGCCTCGAACACGCTCGCGGAAAGCTTCGGCATGGAAGTGCGCGCGCAATATCACTATCGCCGCGCGCCGGAGGTGGCATGA
- the rsmD gene encoding 16S rRNA (guanine(966)-N(2))-methyltransferase RsmD encodes MRIIGGAKRGLKLADVGAGEMDAHLRPTTDRVRESIFNLLTNGGHGNPVPEARVLDLFAGTGALGLEALSRGAARVAFVDDGTAARALLRRNIEAMRAMGVTDVWRRDATNMGPNRGPGYDLIFLDPPYGMGLGERALASCLENGWIAPGAMIVWEENTPPILPARLEQLDQRRYGDTLVTLARMSE; translated from the coding sequence ATGAGAATTATCGGTGGGGCGAAACGCGGGCTGAAACTGGCGGATGTGGGTGCGGGCGAGATGGACGCGCATCTGCGCCCCACGACCGACCGCGTGCGCGAGTCGATCTTCAACCTGCTGACCAATGGCGGGCATGGCAATCCGGTGCCCGAGGCGCGGGTGCTCGATCTCTTCGCAGGCACCGGCGCGCTGGGGCTGGAGGCGCTGTCGCGCGGCGCGGCCCGCGTGGCTTTCGTCGATGACGGCACTGCCGCCCGCGCGCTTCTGCGCCGCAATATCGAGGCGATGCGCGCGATGGGCGTGACCGATGTCTGGCGGCGCGATGCGACCAATATGGGTCCAAATCGCGGCCCCGGCTATGATCTGATCTTCCTCGATCCGCCCTATGGGATGGGGCTGGGCGAACGCGCCCTCGCCTCCTGTCTCGAGAATGGATGGATCGCTCCGGGCGCGATGATCGTTTGGGAAGAGAACACCCCGCCGATCCTTCCCGCGCGCCTCGAACAGCTCGACCAGCGCCGCTATGGCGACACGCTCGTAACCCTTGCCCGGATGTCTGAATGA